In Silene latifolia isolate original U9 population chromosome X, ASM4854445v1, whole genome shotgun sequence, the following proteins share a genomic window:
- the LOC141621047 gene encoding uncharacterized protein LOC141621047 codes for MTGPDDSASASTKHKIDSLSPFSLYNQEGPGQAITHIKLRSDNYEEWNRSMRWSLKSRRKFGFCDGSIEKPTDDFLLGQWEVVHCTIVQWIMNSIDPSIRDSVSDTEDARLLWSELEDQYAVVDGAKIHHLKTQLNEC; via the coding sequence ATGACAGGGCCGGATGATTCTGCTTCCGCTTCTACTAAACACAAAATCGATTCTTTGTCCCCTTTTTCGTTATATAATCAGGAGGGTCCGGGTCAAGCGATTACTCACATCAAACTCCGGAGCGATAATTATGAAGAATGGAATCGCTCCATGCGTTGGTCTTTGAAATCAAGACGCAAGTTTGGGTTTTGTGACGGGTCAATCGAAAAGCCGACTGATGACTTCCTCCTCGGTCAATGGGAAGTCGTTCATTGTACCATTGTCCAATGGATCATGAATTCCATTGATCCGTCCATTCGTGATAGTGTGTCGGATACCGAGGACGCTCGCCTTCTTTGGTCTGAATTGGAGGATCAGTATGCAGTGGTTGATGGCgccaaaattcatcatcttaaAACCCAATTAAACGAATGTTGA
- the LOC141621048 gene encoding protein neprosin-like: protein MERQANNGQIYECVDYYKQPAFGNHSLNLEVVPNLAKLQQQQSASDFGFEGQRCPIGTVPIMVRSKQKVDGFVVPKSHSLPHAVENRDLHCSAKIQTRANNPNKKFFGVSGHVNTFKPLVQSSQWSSARVKLLNGAESIEAGWMVNPKEFKDNEAHLYASFSAGGKRCINMDCSSFVQVSTAIPLGVASPKYSVIGGRQIGWSISINKHQDDGNWWLTVADVKVGYWPKNLFTTLKDVANQIDFGGEIDDPGMVNPPPGMGNGRQAIEDTRYSSCINQVTVVDESFNNVNPPDTERFEDCNLLYTVLDYYKSDPNLGRIIFYGGPVWAGI from the exons atggagaggcaa GCAAATAATGGACAAATATACGAGTGTGTTGATTACTATAAGCAACCAGCATTTGGAAATCATTCGTTAAATCTTGAG GTGGTACCAAACTTGGCAaaacttcaacaacaacaaagtgCAAGTGATTTTGGATTTGAAGGTCAAAGGTGCCCTATTGGTACAGTTCCAATTATGGTTCGCTCAAAACAAAAGGTCGATGGGTTTGTTGTCCCTAAGTCACACTCTTTACCTCATGCGGTTGAAAACCGCGACCTACACTGC AGTGCTAAAATTCAAACAAGAGCAAATAATCCGAACAAAAAATTCTTTGGAGTTAGTGGTCACGTCAATACTTTCAAGCCTCTAGTTCAAAGTTCGCAATGGTCTTCCGCTCGTGTCAAGCTTTTAAATGGGGCCGAGAGTATCGAAGCTGGATGGATG GTTAATCCCAAAGAGTTTAAAGATAATGAAGCCCATCTTTACGCAAGCTTTAGC GCGGGCGGGAAAAGGTGCATAAATATGGATTGTTCAAGTTTTGTGCAAGTTTCGACTGCTATACCATTGGGTGTAGCTTCACCTAAATATTCAGTAATTGGAGGAAGACAAATAGGTTGGAGCATATCGATTAACAAG CATCAAGATGATGGAAATTGGTGGCTAACAGTAGCCGATGTGAAAGTTGGATATTGGCCGAAAAACTTATTCACAACGTTAAAAGATGTCGCTAATCAGATAGACTTTGGAGGGGAGATAGATGATCCAGGCATGGTAAATCCCCCACCGGGAATGGGAAATGGGAGGCAGGCCATTGAAGACACAAGGTATTCATCGTGTATTAACCAAGTGACAGTCGTGGACGAAAGTTTTAACAATGTCAATCCTCCAGACACTGAAAGATTTGAAGATTGTAATTTACTCTATACCGTTTTAGATTATTATAAGAGTGATCCTAATTTGGGCCGCATTATTTTCTACGGGGGTCCAGTTTGGGCTGGAATATAA